The proteins below are encoded in one region of Anguilla anguilla isolate fAngAng1 chromosome 3, fAngAng1.pri, whole genome shotgun sequence:
- the dipk2b gene encoding divergent protein kinase domain 2B — MTLGCPRNRAAEVCGALARIWVLFWALGAMGSPPSPAAPRKAYTFGRSFLGLDKCNACVGTSICKKFFKEEIRFEKWLSPQLMLPPVYRRWYLANYTDDSENWRPVVLSRLIPQPLHEASDRSICSSAGRAHSCSIEAVLRATPRFQDWARSHLLLPRMVQGLATPMMRCPSQRLLDRLVRRYAEVTDAGSVQMKHFAERDKLRLLYTLAVNQHPLLLQMFPGTEGWPFPKYYGSCGRMMVSATTRPIRSTYDSALETRADIAYQLLHVAQGLSSNSLRFLLYYTRVSEDMFATFEDGKLFIVDASAIGIIDLLEGVPPDSEPEREDVFSCLSTSCARPPPCSSVRPSQSFSLLCRDLLPKLLTPRDTRAGRLHGDAARLLGVCADGARADRSVADAARGLMGLLKPLRPCSPQLAYRYPECRYGDQF, encoded by the exons ATGACCCTGGGATGCCCCAGGAATAGGGCAGCAGAGGTCTGTGGCGCACTGGCCAGGATCTGGGTCCTGTTTTGGGCGCTCGGGGCGATGGGgtctcccccttcccctgcgGCCCCCCGCAAGGCCTACACCTTTGGGAGAAGCTTCCTGGGTTTGGATAAATGCAACGCTTGTGTGGGGACCTCAATCTGCAAAAAGTTCTTCAAAGAGGAGATCAG GTTTGAGAAGTGGCTGTCCCCACAGCTGATGCTGCCCCCTGTCTACAGGAGGTGGTACCTGGCCAACTACACGGATGACTCTGAGAACTGGCGGCCTGTGGTCCTGTCGCGACTCATCCCCCAGCCACTCCACGAGGCATCGGACCGCTCCATCTGCAGCTCGGCAGGGCGAGCTCACTCCTGCAGCATCGAGGCCGTCCTGAGGGCCACGCCCCGTTTTCAGGACTGGGCTCGATCTCACCTGCTGCTGCCACGCATGGTCCAG ggtcTGGCCACGCCCATGATGCGCTGCCCCTCCCAGCGGCTGCTGGACCGGCTGGTGCGCCGCTACGCCGAGGTTACGGACGCCGGGAGTGTGCAGATGAAGCACTTTGCCGAGCGGGACAAACTGCGGCTGCTCTACACACTGGCCGTCAATCAACACCCACTGTTACTTCAG ATGTTCCCAGGCACGGAGGGCTGGCCTTTTCCCAAATACTACGGCTCATGCGGCAGGATGATGGTGTCGGCCACCACCAGGCCCATCAGGAGCACGTACGACTCCGCGCTGGAGACCCGAGCGGACATCGCCTACCAGCTGCTCCACGTCGCCCAGGGGCTGAGCTCCAACAGCCTCCGGTTCCTCCTCTACTACACGCGCGTCTCCGAGGACATGTTCGCCACCTTCGAGGACGGGAAGCTCTTCATCGTGGACGCCAGTGCTATCGGCATCATCGACCTGCTGGAAG GTGTCCCGCCCGACTCCGAGCCGGAGCGCGAGGACGTCTTCTCCTGCCTGAGCACCTCCTGCGCCCGGCCCCCGCCCTGCAGCTCCGTGCGGCCCTCCCAGAGCTTCTCCCTGCTCTGCCGGGACCTCCTCCCGAAGCTGCTCACGCCGCGGGACACGCGGGCGGGGCGACTCCACGGGGACGCGGCCCGGCTGCTGGGGGTCTGCGCGGACGGCGCGCGGGCGGACCGGAGCGTCGCGGACGCGGCACGCGGGCTGATGGGCCTGCTGAAACCGCTGCGGCCCTGCAGCCCGCAGCTGGCGTACCGCTACCCCGAGTGCAGGTACGGAGACCAGTTCTGA